The following DNA comes from Eleginops maclovinus isolate JMC-PN-2008 ecotype Puerto Natales chromosome 8, JC_Emac_rtc_rv5, whole genome shotgun sequence.
CGGGTGGGGGGAGTTGGAGTGGAGCCGGTGCCTCCCAGCCAGTCCCAGTGCGAGAAAAATGGGGCAAAGTGAGTGTTGGGCCGCCGGTGGTGAGCATCATGCTTGGGTGCGCCGCCCCAGAGGCCAAAGGGCACCAGGTTATTCATAGACCAGGGGAAGTTGTAGCCGCAGTGATCCTCGGTGGAGATGTAGATGTTGAAGACCATGAAGCCCCATGTTGTGAGGCAGTGGCACTGCAGCAGGATGGGGTCAATTGTAGCCCAAAACCCCACACTGAACAGCTCCCAGCCGGACATGTACTGTGTGACGAGGCTGAAGGGCTGGTTGTAGCGGTGGTGCACGGCGTGGAACGTGTGGTACAACCAGGGAACCCGGTGGTGCAGAAGGTGCCACAAGTAATACTGGAAGTCAAATACAATCATGCAGCCCAAGATGCCCAGAAAAAAGCTGCAGAGAGTGGGGGCCTCGCAAGGCAAGGGGACGGGTGGCCTCCACAGCCACTGAGCTATAGCAGCGGGGAAGATGTAGAGCAGATGGTTGTAGATGGTGACACCCAGAGTTGTCCAGATGTCAGGCCAGGTGACCAGGGTGTCAGGATGGAGCCTGTAGCGGTTGATGCATGGCCAGGTGGGAGCCAGCAGGTCAAGCATGGTGTAAAGGCCAACCAGGAGAAAGTAGGAGATGACGGAGAGGACGACAGGGAACAGAGGGCTAGTCAGGAGGTCGTAGTGGTTCTGGTGGAGGTAGTCCCATGCAGGCTGCAGGAACACACCATTGGACTGCCGGCTTGTCCCGTTGTCCTCATCTGACATACAGGATAAAGTTCTGAGTAACCTGCCTGTGCTCATCACTATTCGGGGCTTtcaattccaaaataaaagcaaatccGAGGGTCGAAATCAACAGAATGATCCAATCAGCTTCCTTGTATAGTTTAAGCAACGGAAAATTGTCTAGTGATGCTGTGCCAACTGGGACTGGCGGACTGTCTCAGCCTCTTATGTATGTTCAAGCCCCACCTCCGCTCCCCCCAAAACCCCCGCTTCTTAAAAGAAGGCACTCTGTAAAGATCCTTTTTCATGGGCACAAGGACCCCAGCCAGGACTCAGGAGCGGGGCCACAACAGCTCTTATTTCTGTCCCAAAATCCTGGAGAGAGGGCTTCCGTTTACTTGTGATGTTGATTTTGATGCCTTTTTCCACACATAACTAtgaattgtgtgttttgtttagctgttaaaatgaacaaaattaaaacatcaCACATTAAACAGTAAGTTATACAGTCACAGCTGCATGATGAAAAGCAGCCTAATATTTATGTCTCCTTTCAGATcccatgcacactcacacacgtaCACGCATACAGACTCAGAACATGTGCCCAAAAGACTCATTAATCATaaagctgtcaaaggagacatGAATTCAAAAGCACTTTGTTTCTGGTGATGGATTGTGATTGGCTTACTGCTcagtttgagtttgtttacagAAATAATACCATCTCATTGAGAAGAATTAAACTGGAATAGCTTCTGTTTCTATGATGTGACACAATCATTTTAAGAGAGTGGATAGCCGTGTGCTTCATATATGGACATTCgtcttttttattctaaaatgagCCTTTCTGCATAATGAGGAATGAATTTTGGTTAGTACATTTTGCTGCTGATACTTTTCACTTCAGAGTT
Coding sequences within:
- the ch25hl2 gene encoding cholesterol 25-hydroxylase-like protein 2, whose translation is MSTGRLLRTLSCMSDEDNGTSRQSNGVFLQPAWDYLHQNHYDLLTSPLFPVVLSVISYFLLVGLYTMLDLLAPTWPCINRYRLHPDTLVTWPDIWTTLGVTIYNHLLYIFPAAIAQWLWRPPVPLPCEAPTLCSFFLGILGCMIVFDFQYYLWHLLHHRVPWLYHTFHAVHHRYNQPFSLVTQYMSGWELFSVGFWATIDPILLQCHCLTTWGFMVFNIYISTEDHCGYNFPWSMNNLVPFGLWGGAPKHDAHHRRPNTHFAPFFSHWDWLGGTGSTPTPPTRSRGARQIKGREN